CTTCTATTCTTTTTTTTACAAGTTCCAGTTTTTTTAACTGGGATTTTTCTTCTGAAACTGCATCTGATACTTCCTTTAGTGCCGAAATAACAAGGTCTTTATAGGAATATAAATTTTCGTTTCTTTCCGCTCTTGTTCTTTTGATCTCTTCTTTTAAATTTCCTCCGTTAAACACTGGTGCTGCTAAATTTGCCGCAAGATTTGAGATCCAGTCATCAATGGAAAGAGAAAAGTCATCTGAACCAAGACCTATGGCTCCTGAAATTGAAAGCTTTGGAAGCATATTTTTTTTTGCAGAATAAAGGTTTTGCTGGGAGGCATTAAGCCTTGAAAAAGAAGCTTTAATATCTGGCCTTGAACTGAGAATATCTAAAGGAATTCCAGTTTCAGGCATTGGAGGAAGATCAGGAAGTTCAGATACTTTTAATTTTAAAGAGTCAATTCCTGTAAGATAGATAAGTTTGTTTAAAAGAAGGGTTTTTTCAAGCTCAATGGAGTTTATTGTTTCTTTTAATGAAATTGTTTCCTTTTTATGATCATAAATATTTGAAGCCTTGGTCATTCCATTTTTATACCTGAGCTTTAAAATCTCAAGCTGGTTTTCATTCTGGTTAAGGATTTCATTTAAAATTTTTAGTCTTGAATTGATTGAAGTTATATCTTTCCATGTGGTTACAGTTTCAGAGGCAATGGTTACTGCAGCTGATTCTAGTTCACTTCTTGCAGCTTTTTCATTAAATTCAGCAGCTTTTACCCGGGAATTTATTTTTCCCCATAAATCAATTTCATAACTTGCCGCAAGTCTTGCAGATGAAGATTTAGAGGTGTTTTTATCTGTTCTTGTTTCAGAAATTCCCCCCTCAATATCAAGATCAGGAAACAGCCCTGATTTTTCCTTTGCAGAAACAGCCCCTGATTTTTTAAGGGTTTCAAAGGCCTTTTTTATTGTATTATTGTTTTTAAGAGCGGTTTCAACCAGATAATTAAGTTCTTCATTATTTAAATCTTCCCACCATT
The window above is part of the Desulforegulaceae bacterium genome. Proteins encoded here:
- a CDS encoding TolC family protein, coding for MNQKFLIFVLIIILISGCASFKPEEKNFDVKMPESFTKNLSGNVKIEKWWEDLNNEELNYLVETALKNNNTIKKAFETLKKSGAVSAKEKSGLFPDLDIEGGISETRTDKNTSKSSSARLAASYEIDLWGKINSRVKAAEFNEKAARSELESAAVTIASETVTTWKDITSINSRLKILNEILNQNENQLEILKLRYKNGMTKASNIYDHKKETISLKETINSIELEKTLLLNKLIYLTGIDSLKLKVSELPDLPPMPETGIPLDILSSRPDIKASFSRLNASQQNLYSAKKNMLPKLSISGAIGLGSDDFSLSIDDWISNLAANLAAPVFNGGNLKEEIKRTRAERNENLYSYKDLVISALKEVSDAVSEEKSQLKKLELVKKRIEASKTSLYYSENEYKNGSSDYIDYIEKYNYLKNLESILINEKSNLLEYRISLYRAIGSTWAEKFAKNMENKNE